The proteins below come from a single Caenibius sp. WL genomic window:
- a CDS encoding response regulator, translating into MNEATKESGPQVLVIDDMAAIVEELTTLLTLQGIPAAGAGTLTEAVAILEREPAVRIIACDIWLDGESGLDIVYRILARAALRDRALHYAFITGSPAQAGTLPADLPHSILAKPVSPQDLVAHFRELLAA; encoded by the coding sequence ATGAATGAAGCCACGAAAGAAAGTGGCCCGCAGGTTCTCGTCATCGACGACATGGCCGCGATCGTGGAGGAATTGACCACGCTTCTCACCCTGCAAGGTATCCCGGCAGCCGGTGCCGGTACGCTGACCGAGGCGGTCGCGATACTGGAACGCGAACCGGCGGTGCGCATCATCGCCTGCGACATCTGGCTGGATGGGGAATCGGGGCTCGATATCGTCTATCGTATCCTGGCCCGCGCCGCTCTGCGCGACAGGGCCCTGCACTATGCCTTCATCACCGGCAGCCCGGCGCAAGCCGGCACACTGCCCGCCGATCTCCCGCATTCCATCCTGGCCAAGCCGGTCAGCCCACAGGATCTTGTCGCGCATTTCCGCGAGCTGCTGGCGGCATGA
- a CDS encoding pilus assembly protein N-terminal domain-containing protein, translating to MVLAPATAAAQERQQQTLQVNERRTLSYPRAIGRVEVDRQNVIGVSAPTARSLRITGTGQGMATLTVYATDGALMGEAQIRVMPTGFAGGGAGFAGAGEKVVAVDVQFAAVSSSTLKALGFNFSKLSGDLQGAVVSPSTLNSASFGSGGLTLDTSAPIQSAFNLFLSAPKRGIGAVLSALSSNGLSQLLAQPTLLVRSGETAEFLAGGEFPVPVPSGNGTGGNTISIDYKEFGVKLKVTPVVLSRDNIILRLAPEVSELDYGNGVQLQGYVVPGIRRRSAETTVELGSGQSFVIAGLNYSMSSVTKDKLPLLGDIPIIGAFFKRQQNQKERQELIIVATPRLVDPLHPDDVPPLPGANADIVPTFGEMVVGNDSVKQSDEALFGVVRR from the coding sequence CTGGTCCTCGCCCCGGCAACCGCCGCCGCGCAGGAACGCCAGCAGCAGACGCTGCAAGTCAACGAACGGCGCACGCTTTCCTATCCCCGCGCCATCGGCCGGGTGGAAGTGGACCGGCAAAATGTGATCGGTGTCAGCGCGCCCACCGCACGGTCGCTCCGCATCACCGGCACCGGGCAAGGCATGGCCACGCTGACCGTCTATGCCACTGACGGTGCGCTGATGGGCGAAGCACAGATCCGGGTAATGCCCACCGGCTTCGCGGGCGGCGGCGCAGGCTTTGCCGGAGCGGGCGAGAAAGTGGTGGCGGTCGATGTTCAGTTCGCCGCCGTCTCCTCCTCCACGCTGAAAGCGCTGGGTTTCAATTTCTCCAAGCTGAGCGGCGATCTGCAGGGGGCGGTTGTCTCGCCCAGCACGCTCAACAGCGCAAGTTTCGGATCGGGCGGGCTGACACTCGATACCTCGGCCCCGATCCAGAGCGCGTTCAACCTGTTCCTGTCCGCGCCCAAGCGCGGGATCGGCGCGGTGCTGAGCGCACTGTCATCTAACGGCCTGTCGCAATTGCTTGCCCAGCCGACATTGCTGGTCCGTTCGGGTGAAACGGCCGAATTCCTGGCAGGCGGAGAATTCCCGGTGCCGGTTCCGAGCGGGAACGGCACGGGCGGCAATACGATTTCGATCGATTACAAGGAATTCGGCGTCAAGCTCAAGGTCACGCCGGTCGTGCTGTCGCGCGACAACATCATCCTCAGGCTGGCGCCCGAGGTCAGCGAACTGGACTATGGCAACGGGGTGCAGCTTCAGGGCTACGTCGTCCCCGGCATCCGCCGCCGCTCTGCCGAAACCACCGTGGAACTGGGCAGCGGGCAGAGCTTCGTGATCGCGGGGCTCAATTACAGCATGAGTTCGGTCACCAAGGACAAGCTGCCGCTGCTGGGCGATATCCCGATCATCGGCGCTTTCTTCAAGCGCCAGCAGAACCAGAAGGAACGGCAGGAACTCATTATCGTCGCCACGCCCCGGCTGGTCGATCCGCTGCATCCCGATGACGTGCCGCCCCTGCCCGGCGCCAATGCGGATATCGTGCCGACATTCGGGGAAATGGTCGTGGGCAACGACAGCGTGAAGCAAAGCGATGAAGCGCTGTTCGGCGTGGTGAGGCGCTGA
- a CDS encoding HAMP domain-containing sensor histidine kinase, producing MSNPEDLYAAICPPPGGSGTVSDLERELGNSGNIALLRDIRFDHDTGRLVFTRADAGHAQTPTFLTVHPDDHRQFAALAGRSQVSAQLHTGCDEGATLVVILQTCRGGLSWHTGQIAAVCPRTVGFSMDALAMLSHELRQPLFTIAMAHENLRLMLNRSETSPTPIQRALGQIGEQVQRAQTLITQALDHAKGKAAKPEPAGMEQALYNASAMLAPLFAEHDICFTRQPAGAATPVDLGPVEIEQIFVNVLRNAAESIAARREQGWQGQGRIEAVFSLDPQTVCCVVTDNGVGPVPQLTERPPLPFFTTKGDAGTGLGLCICHDLARRAGGTIRLLRGEVDGARCEITLPLCGSASDNAAR from the coding sequence ATGTCCAATCCTGAAGACCTGTATGCGGCCATTTGCCCCCCACCCGGCGGATCGGGCACAGTGTCCGATCTGGAACGCGAACTGGGGAATAGCGGGAACATCGCACTCCTGCGCGATATCCGGTTCGATCACGATACGGGCCGCTTGGTCTTCACCCGCGCCGATGCCGGGCACGCGCAAACGCCCACTTTCCTCACCGTGCATCCGGACGATCACCGCCAGTTCGCGGCGCTGGCCGGGCGCAGTCAAGTTTCGGCCCAGTTGCATACCGGTTGCGACGAGGGTGCAACGCTGGTGGTCATCTTGCAGACATGCCGTGGCGGTCTTTCCTGGCATACCGGCCAGATCGCGGCGGTGTGTCCGCGAACGGTCGGCTTCTCGATGGATGCGCTGGCAATGCTCAGCCACGAACTGCGGCAACCGCTGTTCACCATCGCCATGGCGCACGAAAATCTGCGCCTGATGCTGAACAGGTCCGAAACCTCACCCACGCCGATACAGCGCGCCCTGGGCCAGATCGGGGAACAGGTTCAACGGGCGCAAACGCTGATTACCCAAGCGCTCGATCATGCGAAAGGCAAAGCGGCCAAGCCGGAGCCGGCCGGGATGGAACAGGCGCTGTATAACGCCTCCGCCATGCTCGCCCCGCTGTTCGCCGAACACGATATCTGCTTCACCCGGCAGCCTGCGGGTGCAGCGACACCGGTGGACCTTGGCCCGGTTGAGATCGAGCAGATTTTCGTCAACGTCCTGCGCAACGCTGCGGAAAGCATTGCGGCCCGGCGCGAACAAGGCTGGCAGGGCCAAGGGCGGATAGAAGCTGTCTTCTCTCTCGATCCGCAAACAGTATGCTGCGTGGTGACGGATAACGGTGTCGGGCCTGTCCCTCAACTCACGGAGCGGCCCCCGCTGCCGTTCTTCACCACCAAAGGGGACGCGGGAACCGGGCTGGGCCTGTGCATCTGCCACGATCTTGCCCGTCGGGCGGGCGGCACCATCCGCCTGCTCCGGGGCGAGGTGGACGGCGCGCGTTGTGAAATCACTTTGCCGTTGTGCGGCAGCGCATCAGACAATGCCGCGCGTTAG
- a CDS encoding DMT family transporter: MTKTWNGWGSGFLGMLIFSGSLPATRLAVMDFSPSFLTAARAVIAAMLAALLLGLSRAPRPARADYIPLMAVAAGVVIGFPLLTGLALRHIDAARSVVFVGLLPLATALFGVWRAGERPRPAFWLFSLLGAATIAGFAWHSSGPGSLTGDLLMVAAIAACGLGYAEGGRLARHLGGWQVISWALILALPLMAAIALVTLPATWHHISRASWAALAYVSVFSMLVGFVFWYRGLALGGIAGVGQLQLLQPFFGLALAALVLGEPVAWPMIAAILAVVLCVMGTRRFAGP, translated from the coding sequence ATGACGAAGACGTGGAACGGCTGGGGCAGTGGATTTCTCGGCATGCTGATATTCAGCGGCTCGCTGCCCGCGACACGGCTGGCAGTGATGGACTTTTCGCCCTCCTTCCTTACCGCCGCGCGCGCGGTGATCGCCGCCATGCTGGCCGCGCTGCTGCTCGGCCTCAGCCGGGCGCCGCGGCCGGCGCGGGCAGACTATATTCCGCTGATGGCCGTCGCGGCCGGTGTGGTCATCGGCTTCCCGCTGCTGACCGGCTTGGCTCTCCGCCATATAGATGCCGCCCGTTCCGTGGTGTTCGTCGGCCTTCTCCCTCTGGCCACCGCCCTATTCGGTGTCTGGCGCGCGGGGGAACGGCCGCGCCCCGCGTTCTGGCTTTTCTCGCTGCTCGGCGCCGCGACTATCGCGGGTTTCGCCTGGCACAGCAGCGGGCCGGGCAGTCTAACCGGCGATCTGTTGATGGTGGCCGCTATTGCGGCATGCGGACTGGGCTATGCGGAAGGCGGCCGTCTGGCGCGCCATCTGGGCGGCTGGCAGGTCATCAGTTGGGCGCTGATTCTGGCACTGCCGTTGATGGCGGCCATCGCACTGGTGACGCTGCCCGCCACATGGCACCACATCAGCCGGGCAAGCTGGGCGGCGCTGGCCTATGTCTCGGTCTTTTCGATGCTGGTCGGTTTCGTGTTCTGGTATCGCGGGCTCGCGCTGGGCGGCATTGCCGGGGTCGGCCAGTTGCAATTGCTCCAGCCCTTTTTCGGACTGGCGCTCGCCGCGCTGGTGCTGGGGGAGCCGGTCGCCTGGCCGATGATCGCCGCCATTCTGGCCGTGGTGCTTTGCGTGATGGGCACCCGGCGGTTTGCCGGGCCCTGA
- a CDS encoding FAD-binding protein codes for MAQWDRSCDVLVVGSGAGGMVAAYTAAREGLDVTLIESTDKYGGTSAYSGGGMWLPCNAVLRRAGDDDTMESARAYYHAVVGDRTPRALQDAYLDTGARLIDYLEQDPGFTFEILPWPDYYGKVPHASATGRHIIPAAMPTEQLGALIDTLRPALAVERRGEPMPEELVGGQALIARFLLALQASGNVAMHLSTALESLVREGQKVTGAVLRTPEGPVRIEARRGIVLAAGGFERNAQMRATYQVPGTVAGSMAPPGNTGGAIEAGVAIGADTDLMDQAWWSPGLLQPDGSATFTLGFLGGIFVDDKGQRFMDESVAYDRAGRRIIELVREGSLTLPFWYIYDNRDDGMPPILWPNVPFDDPAAYRAAGLWRSAPTLAELAQRIDVSAEALEAAVARFNDHCERQQDTDFQRGDEPYERVVVYGQSPLVPITDGPFHAAAFALSDLGTKGGLRTDEHARVLDTSGAVLEGLYAAGNTMAAVSGEAYPGGGNPVGSSMVFGFLAAQHIGAKG; via the coding sequence ATGGCACAATGGGATCGAAGCTGCGACGTGCTGGTGGTCGGTTCGGGTGCGGGTGGCATGGTGGCCGCCTACACCGCCGCGCGTGAGGGGCTGGATGTCACCCTGATTGAAAGCACGGACAAATATGGCGGCACGTCGGCCTATTCGGGTGGGGGCATGTGGCTGCCCTGCAATGCTGTGCTGCGCCGGGCAGGCGATGACGACACGATGGAAAGCGCCCGCGCCTATTACCATGCCGTGGTGGGCGACCGCACGCCCCGCGCGTTGCAGGATGCCTATCTCGATACCGGCGCCAGGCTGATCGACTATCTCGAACAGGACCCGGGCTTCACTTTCGAAATCCTGCCCTGGCCTGACTATTACGGCAAAGTCCCCCATGCCAGCGCCACCGGCCGCCATATCATCCCTGCCGCCATGCCCACCGAACAGCTCGGCGCACTGATCGACACCCTGCGGCCTGCGCTGGCGGTCGAACGCCGGGGCGAACCGATGCCCGAGGAACTGGTCGGCGGGCAGGCGCTGATCGCCCGCTTCCTGCTGGCGCTGCAGGCCTCGGGCAACGTCGCCATGCACTTGTCGACCGCGCTCGAAAGCCTAGTGCGCGAAGGGCAGAAGGTGACCGGGGCGGTGCTGCGCACTCCCGAAGGGCCGGTCCGCATCGAGGCTCGGCGGGGTATCGTGCTCGCCGCAGGCGGTTTTGAACGCAACGCCCAGATGCGCGCCACCTATCAGGTGCCGGGCACAGTGGCAGGCAGCATGGCCCCGCCGGGCAACACCGGCGGCGCGATCGAGGCCGGGGTCGCCATCGGCGCGGATACCGACCTGATGGATCAGGCATGGTGGTCCCCCGGGCTGCTTCAGCCCGACGGCAGCGCGACGTTCACGCTCGGCTTCCTCGGCGGCATTTTCGTCGATGACAAGGGGCAGCGGTTCATGGACGAATCCGTGGCCTATGACCGGGCGGGGCGCAGAATTATCGAACTGGTTCGGGAAGGCAGCCTGACCTTGCCGTTCTGGTATATCTACGACAATCGCGACGATGGCATGCCACCGATCCTGTGGCCCAATGTGCCGTTCGACGATCCGGCCGCCTATCGCGCCGCCGGGCTCTGGCGCAGCGCGCCCACACTGGCCGAACTGGCGCAGCGGATCGATGTTTCGGCCGAGGCGCTCGAAGCGGCCGTCGCCCGTTTCAACGATCATTGCGAGCGCCAGCAGGACACCGATTTCCAGCGCGGCGACGAACCTTATGAGCGGGTGGTCGTCTATGGCCAGTCCCCGCTGGTGCCTATCACCGATGGCCCGTTCCACGCCGCTGCTTTCGCCCTGTCCGATCTCGGCACCAAGGGCGGCCTGCGCACCGACGAACATGCCCGGGTGCTGGACACCTCGGGCGCGGTGCTCGAAGGGCTCTATGCCGCGGGCAACACGATGGCCGCCGTCAGCGGCGAGGCCTATCCCGGCGGGGGCAATCCCGTGGGATCGAGCATGGTGTTCGGTTTCCTCGCCGCGCAGCATATCGGCGCGAAAGGCTAG
- a CDS encoding DUF3291 domain-containing protein, with translation MIWVSVTRLRLRAAWLLPVFVPHALRAAGQARRADGYLGGALLLDRKRTFWTMTVWRDAAAMRGYVTADAHRQAMPRLPHWCDEASVAHWEQPDDDLPSWDHACQRMKAHGRPSAVHMPSPDHQDMAFPPPRTILSRSLPPIRQP, from the coding sequence ATGATCTGGGTAAGCGTCACCCGCCTGCGCCTCCGGGCCGCATGGCTCCTGCCGGTCTTCGTGCCGCACGCGCTGCGCGCGGCCGGACAGGCGCGCCGGGCCGATGGCTATCTTGGCGGGGCGCTGCTGCTGGATCGCAAGCGCACTTTCTGGACGATGACCGTGTGGCGCGATGCGGCGGCCATGCGCGGCTATGTCACCGCCGATGCGCATCGCCAGGCCATGCCGCGCCTGCCGCACTGGTGCGATGAAGCGAGCGTAGCGCATTGGGAACAGCCGGACGATGATCTTCCCTCATGGGACCATGCCTGTCAGCGAATGAAAGCCCACGGCCGCCCCAGCGCGGTCCACATGCCCAGCCCCGATCATCAGGACATGGCCTTTCCGCCGCCGCGCACGATCCTGTCCCGGTCTCTCCCTCCCATACGCCAACCGTAA
- the cpaB gene encoding Flp pilus assembly protein CpaB: MRLGAKAKLTIGVGLAAACGFAVLGIRELGRVPPPAQGKEAPLYRKQDTPQVLLAATTRPISVGETITADMIRNATLDPARYPDAAIPAEIIGKVAMRDLPANSLIPRTALAQETKLAIRVPRGMRAISIDTNSEIAVAGLVRPGDKVDVQVVYPGADAISGARGTGRSQAVTLLQMVSVLAVGDLVVGTPPAGGVAGQTSAPPQPARTVTLALSPEQVSTLSLAKSTGALYLSLRNPDDDAQVAVARAVSSGPIPLAPQPVAVPTAVAVAPALSPQTPRPQPRPHAIELVVGGQQDVIYSGSGSR; the protein is encoded by the coding sequence ATGCGCCTGGGGGCGAAAGCGAAGCTGACAATTGGCGTTGGATTGGCCGCCGCCTGCGGTTTCGCCGTTCTGGGCATCCGCGAACTGGGCCGCGTTCCACCGCCCGCGCAGGGCAAGGAAGCCCCGCTCTATCGCAAGCAGGATACGCCGCAGGTGTTGCTAGCCGCGACCACGCGCCCGATCAGCGTGGGCGAGACGATTACCGCCGATATGATCCGCAATGCCACGCTCGATCCCGCGCGCTATCCCGATGCTGCCATTCCGGCGGAAATTATCGGCAAAGTGGCGATGCGCGATCTTCCAGCCAATTCGCTGATCCCCCGCACCGCGCTGGCGCAGGAAACCAAGCTGGCCATCCGCGTACCGCGCGGCATGCGCGCGATCAGTATCGATACCAATTCCGAAATCGCGGTGGCCGGGCTGGTCCGGCCAGGCGACAAGGTCGATGTACAGGTGGTCTATCCCGGCGCGGACGCGATCAGCGGCGCGCGCGGCACTGGGCGCAGTCAGGCAGTGACGCTGCTGCAGATGGTCAGTGTGTTGGCCGTGGGCGATCTGGTAGTGGGCACGCCGCCCGCCGGCGGCGTGGCGGGCCAGACATCGGCCCCGCCACAACCCGCCCGCACGGTCACGCTGGCGCTATCGCCCGAGCAGGTTTCCACGCTCTCGCTCGCGAAAAGCACGGGCGCGCTCTACCTATCGCTGCGCAACCCGGATGACGATGCGCAAGTGGCCGTAGCCCGTGCGGTATCCTCCGGGCCGATCCCGCTGGCACCGCAGCCGGTTGCCGTGCCCACCGCTGTCGCGGTGGCCCCCGCCCTGTCTCCGCAAACCCCGAGGCCGCAACCCCGGCCCCATGCGATCGAACTGGTCGTGGGCGGCCAGCAGGATGTCATCTATTCCGGGAGTGGTTCGCGTTGA
- a CDS encoding PLP-dependent aminotransferase family protein, translating to MGEQQGTRTEALIAAIRGRITSRTLLPGDRVPSIRRFAATMRVSPSTVVEAYDRLVAEGVLHARRGSGFYVAQAGAAPMVLADMAPHGDRAVDPFWVARQSLDADPRMEKPGCGWLPPGWMPGAALRRALRDAARGGDALLAEYGGTRGPAALRRLLLGRFAEEGIETTPAQLMLTGSGTQAIDLICRFLLRPGDTVLIDDPCYFNFQSLLRAHQATIATVPYTANGPDIAAFEAIVAEARPRLYITNSAVHNPTGASLAPQTAYRLLRAAAAHDMIVVEDDIFADFEPTPSPRLAVLDGLDRVIRIGSFSKTLSASLRCGYIAARADWIEALIDLQVATSFSGPSPIAAEVIAAVLAGGGYRKHMAELRVRLARARDDLATKLAPRGIEPWIMPRGGFHLWCRLPPGCDAVDLARRCLAQGVVLAPGNAFSVAQSAGGFMRFNVTQTSARALAVIDRHLG from the coding sequence ATGGGCGAGCAGCAGGGCACAAGGACGGAAGCGCTGATCGCCGCCATTCGCGGCCGGATCACCAGCCGCACGCTGTTGCCGGGGGACCGGGTGCCCTCGATCCGCCGCTTCGCCGCAACGATGCGGGTTTCCCCTTCAACCGTGGTGGAAGCGTATGACCGGCTGGTGGCCGAAGGTGTGCTGCATGCGCGCCGGGGCTCGGGCTTCTACGTCGCCCAGGCCGGGGCCGCGCCGATGGTGCTGGCGGATATGGCGCCGCATGGGGACCGGGCGGTGGACCCGTTCTGGGTCGCGCGCCAGTCGCTCGATGCCGATCCGCGCATGGAAAAGCCCGGTTGCGGCTGGTTGCCGCCCGGCTGGATGCCGGGTGCGGCCCTGCGCCGCGCCCTGCGCGATGCCGCGCGGGGCGGGGATGCGCTGCTGGCCGAATATGGCGGCACGCGCGGCCCGGCGGCGTTGCGGCGGTTGCTGCTCGGGCGCTTCGCCGAAGAAGGGATCGAAACCACGCCGGCGCAATTGATGCTGACCGGATCGGGCACGCAGGCGATAGACCTGATCTGCCGCTTCCTGTTGCGCCCCGGCGATACGGTGCTGATCGACGATCCGTGTTATTTCAATTTCCAGTCGCTGCTGCGCGCGCATCAGGCGACGATCGCCACCGTGCCCTACACCGCGAACGGGCCGGACATCGCGGCCTTCGAGGCCATTGTGGCCGAGGCCCGCCCGCGCCTCTACATCACCAATTCGGCGGTGCATAACCCCACCGGTGCGAGCCTTGCCCCGCAAACTGCCTATCGCCTGCTCCGGGCCGCTGCCGCGCATGACATGATTGTGGTCGAAGATGATATTTTCGCCGATTTCGAACCGACCCCATCCCCCCGGCTGGCCGTGCTCGACGGGCTGGATAGAGTCATCCGTATCGGCAGCTTCTCCAAGACGCTGTCGGCCTCATTGCGGTGCGGATACATTGCGGCGCGCGCCGACTGGATCGAAGCGCTGATCGATCTGCAGGTGGCGACGAGCTTCAGCGGGCCGAGCCCGATCGCCGCCGAAGTGATCGCCGCCGTGTTGGCGGGTGGCGGCTATCGCAAGCACATGGCCGAGTTGCGCGTCCGTCTCGCCCGGGCGCGCGATGATCTGGCCACCAAGCTGGCCCCGCGTGGGATCGAGCCGTGGATCATGCCGCGTGGCGGGTTCCATCTCTGGTGCCGTCTCCCGCCCGGCTGCGATGCGGTGGATCTGGCGCGGCGCTGCCTGGCGCAAGGCGTGGTTCTCGCACCCGGCAATGCATTCAGCGTGGCGCAGAGTGCGGGCGGCTTTATGCGCTTCAATGTGACTCAGACCAGCGCCCGAGCGCTGGCGGTGATCGATCGTCATCTGGGCTGA
- a CDS encoding ParB/RepB/Spo0J family partition protein: MAGFVRDILATLSYEPRPELPHAAGADLSRLDERLAGFVQGGARTRDTISIRPGDCSVWDGNPRGVPGLSAETCRSLIESIAQEDGNRIPVLVRINPPGADHPYELLVGSRRRFAVDWLNHNGRPEIRLNALIVDLSDEEAFRLADIENRERQDITELDRARSYQNAVDRFYGGVQSRMAEALNLSNSQLSRLLALAQMPDEVVNAFSTRDELRVRHSEVLTPLLRKPDQRERVLAAAKAIGAEQERLAASGERLIPTPTVLMQLKEAGLAGGSRAAREWPILSRGEKVGRVRPGRDGLTVELTVSEETDLDDLLIRLRATIQEKRDLAMATAIADESA, translated from the coding sequence ATGGCAGGTTTCGTGCGGGACATTCTGGCAACTCTATCCTACGAGCCGCGCCCTGAGCTGCCACACGCCGCCGGAGCGGACCTTTCCCGCCTTGACGAACGTCTGGCCGGATTCGTTCAGGGTGGGGCCCGCACCCGCGATACGATTTCGATCCGCCCCGGCGATTGCAGCGTGTGGGACGGCAATCCCCGCGGCGTTCCGGGCCTTTCGGCGGAAACCTGCCGTTCGCTGATCGAATCGATCGCGCAGGAAGACGGCAACCGCATCCCGGTGCTGGTGCGGATCAACCCGCCGGGCGCCGATCATCCCTACGAACTGCTCGTCGGCAGCAGGCGGCGCTTCGCGGTCGACTGGCTCAACCACAACGGCCGTCCCGAAATCCGTCTCAACGCCCTGATCGTCGATCTGAGCGACGAGGAAGCCTTCCGGCTCGCCGATATCGAAAACCGCGAACGGCAGGACATCACCGAACTGGACCGCGCGCGCAGCTACCAGAACGCGGTCGACCGTTTTTATGGCGGGGTGCAATCGCGCATGGCCGAAGCGCTCAATCTGTCGAACAGCCAGTTGAGCCGCCTGCTCGCGCTCGCCCAGATGCCGGATGAGGTCGTCAACGCCTTTTCCACGCGCGACGAACTGCGCGTCCGCCATTCCGAAGTGCTGACCCCGCTGCTCCGCAAGCCCGACCAGCGGGAGCGGGTGCTCGCCGCCGCGAAAGCGATCGGCGCCGAACAGGAACGTCTGGCCGCAAGTGGCGAGCGCTTGATCCCCACCCCCACCGTGCTGATGCAACTGAAGGAAGCGGGCCTTGCCGGAGGGTCGCGGGCGGCCCGCGAATGGCCGATCCTGTCACGCGGCGAAAAGGTCGGCCGGGTCCGGCCCGGCCGCGATGGCCTGACGGTGGAACTGACGGTTTCGGAAGAGACCGATCTGGATGATCTGCTCATCCGCCTGCGCGCCACCATTCAGGAAAAGCGCGACCTGGCCATGGCCACCGCGATTGCGGACGAATCGGCCTGA
- a CDS encoding TetR/AcrR family transcriptional regulator produces MAARSAQPLPETPSGVRDRLLRAAQAQILAAGFFEANMEQIARRAGTSKQTIYANFQSKEDLFREVLRMTMAEAGQAGEPDIASLGFAEAVRAYVLWIEKSALNPENLELYRANIAAAAAFPALAAELHHLRQTASHMGHRLLTHPGRAHLPAIPPERLSSWLGVLAMAGPRALLGFTPTPDERRARQQAIVQLCTGGWRMPVEPCPTALPLIEPAAHVPRQIEPGSRLSPERWTHLLRIALRGFAQTGLRHTSVEEIGAVAQISKMTIYKRFGNKQGLFAAAIDQAVDDLLAVREPLTFDGNIRSALETVARQQDHWVQRPEYSALLCLMITQAPAHEAMIQRAWSRLTAPTLNELSTRLRQWQAEGAVHLVDPVIAAEQFLLLAARGNRRLTATLPWEEDEVRRHARDVVSLFYH; encoded by the coding sequence ATGGCCGCACGATCAGCCCAACCTCTGCCCGAAACCCCATCTGGCGTACGCGATCGCCTGCTGCGCGCGGCACAGGCGCAGATTCTGGCCGCCGGCTTCTTCGAAGCCAACATGGAACAGATTGCCCGCCGCGCCGGAACCAGCAAACAGACGATCTACGCCAACTTCCAGTCAAAGGAGGATCTGTTTCGCGAAGTGCTGCGCATGACCATGGCCGAGGCGGGGCAAGCGGGCGAGCCCGATATCGCCAGCCTTGGTTTTGCGGAAGCGGTCAGGGCCTATGTCCTGTGGATCGAAAAAAGCGCGCTGAACCCGGAAAATCTCGAACTCTACCGCGCCAATATCGCGGCAGCGGCGGCATTTCCGGCCCTGGCGGCGGAGCTGCACCATCTGCGACAAACGGCCTCGCACATGGGGCACAGGTTGCTGACCCACCCGGGCAGAGCACACCTTCCCGCCATCCCGCCGGAGCGCCTGTCCAGTTGGCTGGGCGTGCTGGCGATGGCCGGGCCCCGCGCGCTGCTCGGTTTTACGCCCACGCCGGACGAGCGGCGAGCCCGCCAGCAGGCGATCGTGCAGCTGTGCACCGGCGGCTGGCGCATGCCGGTGGAACCGTGCCCCACTGCTCTGCCCCTTATAGAACCGGCAGCCCATGTCCCGAGACAGATCGAGCCCGGCAGCCGCTTGTCCCCCGAACGCTGGACTCACCTTCTGCGCATCGCCCTGCGTGGTTTTGCCCAGACGGGGCTGCGTCACACCAGCGTGGAAGAGATCGGCGCCGTGGCGCAAATCTCGAAAATGACGATCTACAAGCGCTTTGGGAACAAGCAGGGCCTGTTCGCCGCGGCAATAGATCAGGCGGTGGACGATCTTCTAGCGGTGCGCGAACCGCTGACTTTCGACGGCAATATCCGCAGTGCGCTGGAAACCGTGGCCCGGCAGCAGGACCATTGGGTTCAGCGGCCCGAATACAGCGCTTTGCTGTGTCTGATGATCACCCAGGCCCCGGCGCATGAGGCAATGATCCAGCGCGCATGGAGCCGCCTGACCGCGCCCACGCTCAACGAGCTGTCCACCCGGTTGCGCCAATGGCAGGCCGAAGGCGCGGTGCATCTGGTGGACCCGGTGATCGCCGCCGAGCAGTTCCTCCTGCTTGCCGCGCGGGGCAATCGCCGCCTCACCGCCACACTCCCCTGGGAGGAAGACGAAGTCCGCCGCCACGCCCGGGACGTGGTCTCGCTGTTCTATCATTGA